In one Melospiza melodia melodia isolate bMelMel2 chromosome 5, bMelMel2.pri, whole genome shotgun sequence genomic region, the following are encoded:
- the PRSS12 gene encoding neurotrypsin isoform X2 yields the protein MQRKDEGPAWVCFSAILILGSVRLRGGKNEFEGTVEVYLNGIWGTICGSHWDNNDATVVCRQLALGEKGTAKHIPFSGLGLIPVFWSEVRCRGDEENILLCEKDTWQDGTCPQKMAAAVTCSSSLGPVFTPIRLAGGSNAHEGRVEVYHGGQWGTVCDDQWDDADAEVVCRQLGLGGVAKAWSQAYFGEGSGPVLLDEVQCTGNELSIEQCPKSSWREHNCGHKEDAGVSCTPLTDGALRLAGGKGSHEGRLEVYHTGQWGTVCDDGWTELNTQVVCWQLGFKYGKTAGMEKENYSEGSSGPIWLDDVICSGKETNLLQCSRREWGKHDCNHQEDVRLICHPENDSHKRSLGPPIRLMDGENKKEGRVEIFINGQWGTICDDGWSDKDAAVVCRQLGYKGPARARTMAYFGEGKGPIHVDNVKCTGNERSLADCIKQDIGMHNCRHSEDAGVICDHLSKKVPGNSNKDSLASVCGLRLLHRRQKRIIGGKNSLRGGWPWQVALRLKSSHGDGRLLCGATLISSCWVLTAAHCFKRYGNNTRNYVVRVGDYHTLVLEEYEEEIGVQEIVVHKDYRPDSSDYDIALLRLQGPEEQCARFSTHVLPACLPLRRERPQKTAPNCFITGWGDTGRAYSRTLQQAAIPLLPKRVCEERYKRRFTGRMLCAGNVQEQKRVDSCQGDSGGPLMCERPGESWVVYGVTSWGYGCGVKDSPGVYTKVSSFVPWIKSVTKL from the exons ATGCAGCGGAAAGACGAAGGTCCCGCCTGGGTTTGTTTCTCCGCTATTCTAATACTGG GGTCAGTGAGACTCCGGGGAGGCAAGAATGAGTTTGAAGGTACAGTGGAGGTTTATTTGAATGGAATCTGGGGAACAATCTGTGGGAGCCATTGGGACAATAATGACGCGACAGTTGTATGTCGACAGCTTGCACTTGG GGAAAAAGGTACAGCAAAACACATACCCTTTTCTGGATTAGGCCTTATTCCTGTTTTCTGGAGTGAAGTGCGTTGTCGTGGTGATGAAGAAAATATACTGTTATGTGAAAAAGACACCTGGCAAGATGGGACATGTCCTCAAAAAATGGCAGCTGCTGTCACATGTAGCTCCTCCCTGG GCCCTGTCTTCACTCCGATCCGGCTGGCTGGTGGGAGCAATGCCCACGAAGGAAGAGTGGAAGTTTACCATGGTGGCCAGTGGGGCACAGTCTGTGATGACCAGTGGGATGATGCAGATGCTGAAGTTGTCTGTCGGCAGCTTGGCCTTGG GGGTGTTGCCAAGGCATGGAGCCAGGCTTACTTTGGAGAAGGCTCTGGCCCCGTGCTGCTGGATGAAGTACAGTGCACAGGAAATGAACTCTCGATAGAACAGTGCCCAAAAAGCTCCTGGCGAGAACACAACTGTGGCCACAAAGAAGATGCTGGCGTTTCCTGCACACCTCTCACAG ATGGTGCATTGCGGCTCGCAGGCGGGAAGGGCAGTCACGAGGGCCGCCTGGAGGTCTATCACACAGGCCAGTGGGGCACGGTCTGTGACGACGGCTGGACGGAGCTCAACACGCAGGTGGTTTGCTGGCAGCTGGGATTTAA gtatGGAAAAACTGCAGGTATGGAAAAAGAGAACTACTCAGAAGGAAGCTCCGGGCCCATTTGGCTGGATGATGTGATCTGCTCTGGGAAGGAGACAAACCTCCTGCAGTGCTCCCGGCGGGAGTGGGGGAAGCACGACTGCAACCATCAGGAGGACGTCAGACTCATCTGCCACCCAGAAAACGACAGCCACAAGCGCTCACTTG GTCCTCCCATCAGGCTGATGGATGGTGAGAATAAGAAGGAAGGACGTGTGGAGATTTTTATCAATGGCCAGTGGGGCACAATTTGTGATGATGGATGGTCTGATAAGGATGCAGCTGTAGTCTGCCGACAGCTTGGCTACAA AGGTCCAGCTAGAGCAAGGACAATGGCCTATTTTGGTGAGGGCAAAGGCCCCATCCATGTGGATAACGTCAAATGTACAGGAAATGAGAGATCCTTGGCAGACTGCATTAAACAGGACATTGGGATGCACAACTGCCGGCACAGCGAGGATGCAGGGGTCATCTGTGACCACCTGAGCAAGAAAGTCCCTGGGAACAGCAATaaag ATTCTCTCGCTTCTGTTTGTGGGCTGAGGTTACTCCATCGTCGACAAAAGCGAATAATTGGTGGGAAAAATTCTTTACG GGGCGGCTGGCCGTGGCAGGTGGCACTGCGCCTGAAATCCTCTCATGGTGACGGGAGACTCCTGTGTGGTGCTActctcatcagcagctgctgggtCCTCACTGCTGCACACTGCTTTAAAAG GTATGGCAACAACACTCGCAACTACGTAGTGCGGGTTGGAGACTACCAcacgctggtgctggaggagtaCGAGGAGGAGATCGGAGTGCAGGAGATTGTGGTGCACAAGGACTACAGGCCTGACAGCAGCGACTACGACATTGCCTTGCTGAGGCTGCAGGGGCCCGAGGAACAGTGTGCGAGGTTCAGCACCCACGTTCTACCTGCCTGCTTGCCACTGAGGAGGGAGCGACCACAGAAAACTGCTCCCAACTGTTTCATCACGGGATGGGGTGACACAG GACGGGCTTATTCAAGAACACTGCAACAGGCTGCCATCCCCTTACTTCCCAAGAGGGTGTGTGAGGAGCGCTACAAAAGGAGATTCACAGGAAGAATGCTCTGTGCTGGAAACGTGCAGGAACAGAAACGAGTGGACAGCTGTCAAGGAGACAGCGGTGGACCACTGATGTGTGAACGCCCAGGGGAAAGTTGGGTCGTGTACGGTGTGACCTCCTGGGGCTACGGCTGTGGGGTCAAAGATTCCCCAGGTGTCTACACAAAAGTTTCATCTTTCGTACCTTGGATTAAAAGTGTGACCAAACTATGA